The following coding sequences are from one Anaerolineales bacterium window:
- the ndhC gene encoding NADH-quinone oxidoreductase subunit A has translation MLDQWVFIAFLVPVGLLLPAVAVAMGFLLGPRKPNKLKGDTYECGIETVGSTWVQFKAQYYVYALVFVVFEVEAVFLFPWAAAYNQLQMYMVLEGILFVAILATGLIYAWRKGSLEWV, from the coding sequence ATGCTGGATCAGTGGGTCTTCATCGCCTTCCTAGTCCCGGTCGGTCTCCTGCTCCCTGCTGTCGCCGTCGCCATGGGTTTCTTGCTCGGCCCGCGCAAGCCCAACAAGCTGAAGGGTGACACCTACGAGTGCGGCATCGAGACCGTCGGCAGCACCTGGGTGCAGTTCAAGGCCCAATACTACGTGTACGCCCTGGTGTTCGTGGTTTTTGAGGTTGAGGCCGTGTTTCTGTTCCCCTGGGCGGCGGCCTACAATCAGCTCCAGATGTACATGGTCCTGGAAGGCATCTTGTTTGTGGCCATCCTGGCGACCGGTCTGATCTACGCCTGGCGCAAGGGCAGCCTCGAGTGGGTCTAA